In Yarrowia lipolytica chromosome 1F, complete sequence, a genomic segment contains:
- a CDS encoding uncharacterized protein (Compare to YALI0F27269g, no similarity), whose amino-acid sequence MAHLSWYLDDLQTIVPETISNGLKQCLLSLTAPEDSPLPPFKLPVSSHASETLKGVVCRSGAAITATDIQLKLHSLKNKSFTVRINPKTDGYQLSQIDSCINHVSLALDQCDAIIGSRDPQYLNIVAQSLIKHINEAVASINSPVVLLEKPTEPAGGIPSNNTSRCATPNPNISHSSQSIPVSLSGTPHSTPWLFPNTPPVDCFNPNLPPELIVEFYIAKCAIVVDVHVVDRGISRAGTPSQNPSPSSSSANLAALTNLFKRAPVASNTAPKITYNGELVSEVERVVVDTKDPILMSIEAKLSAIKSAAYRLHRNLAAVSGASEAEQVIMPVTEVSAN is encoded by the coding sequence ATGGCACATCTATCGTGGTACCTAGACGATCTGCAAACAATAGTGCCAGAGACCATTTCCAACGGTCTGAAGCAATGTCTGCTTTCACTCACAGCCCCTGAAGACTCGCCCTTGCCTCCGTTCAAGCTACCCGTCTCATCGCACGCCTCGGAAACACTCAAGGGAGTTGTCTGTCGAAGTGGAGCTGCTATTACCGCTACTGACATCCAACTGAAACTCCATTCACTGAAAAACAAATCGTTCACAGTCAGAATCAATCCAAAAACAGACGGATACCAACTCAGCCAGATCGACAGCTGTATCAACCACGTCAGCCTAGCATTGGACCAATGTGACGCCATTATCGGCTCAAGAGATCCACAGTACCTCAATATAGTAGCCCAATCGCTCATCAAACACATCAACGAAGCCGTGGCGTCAATCAACTCACCTGTCGTGTTGCTAGAGAAACCCACTGAACCGGCTGGAGGAAtccccagcaacaacacCTCGCGATGTGCTACacccaaccccaacattTCGCACTCCAGTCAGTCTATCCCCGTCTCGCTGTCTGGAACTCCGCACTCCACACCCTGGCTGTTCCCCAACACTCCTCCAGTTGACTGCTTCAACCCAAACCTACCTCCAGAACTCATTGTCGAGTTTTACATTGCCAAGTGTGCCATTGTGGTGGACGTGCATGTTGTGGACCGAGGCATCAGTCGAGCTGGAACTCCCTCGCAGAACCCTTCAccttcttcgtcttccgCAAACTTGGCTGCTCTCACTAACCTCTTCAAACGAGCTCCGGTAGCCTCCAATACAGCCCCCAAAATCACTTACAACGGAGAACTGGTGAGCGAGGTGGAACGAGTGGTTGTGGATACGAAAGATCCCATTCTTATGTCGATAGAGGCCAAGCTGAGCGCAATCAAATCTGCTGCTTATCGTCTCCATCGAAATCTGGCTGCGGTATCAGGTGCTTCAGAAGCTGAGCAAGTTATCATGCCTGTCACAGAGGTATCTGCTAACTAG
- a CDS encoding uncharacterized protein (Compare to YALI0F27313g, weakly similar to uniprot|O13850 Schizosaccharomyces pombe hypothetical protein, similar to Saccharomyces cerevisiae COQ9 (YLR201C); ancestral locus Anc_7.351) gives MFRTVRSCAVALPTRASTLRAYHSINLINTKPTEDYNPKTKKLLDAAMDLVPSLGFTDQALTLASRRLGYTDTTPLVLPEGPLDLIVYHLRREREKLAVASETAPADPPAAPTTPDFRTKDQRLDDACHELIVQRLKGNIPVIEHLDNALALMVQPQNMAESLSELGALSDEIVHQAGHRSSDFDWYTRRASISAVYAASEVYMCQDKSKNFEDTWKFVKSSLEARRGLQEGVGNVGQWVSFQGIASVMVIRSLMTRL, from the coding sequence ATGTTTCGAACCGTGCGAAGCTGTGCTGTGGCCCTGCCCACCCGAGCATCCACCCTGCGAGCCTACCATTCTATCAACCTCATCAACACAAAGCCCACCGAGGACTACAATCCCAAGACCAAAAAGTTGCTAGACGCAGCCATGGATCTGGTCCCCAGTCTTGGATTCACTGACCAGGCCCTTACACTCGCCTCTAGACGTCTTGGTTACACAGATACAACTCCCCTGGTGCTTCCCGAGGGTCCTCTAGATCTAATTGTGTACCATCTtcgacgagaacgagagaAGCTGGCCGTCGCCTCTGAGACTGCTCCTGCCGACCCTCCTGCCGCCCCCACGACCCCGGATTTCCGAACCAAGGACCAGCGACTTGACGATGCCTGCCACGAACTCATTGTGCAGCGTCTCAAGGGCAACATCCCCGTCATTGAGCACCTCGACAACGCCTTGGCCCTTATGGTCCAGCCTCAGAACATGGCCGAGTCTCTCAGCGAGCTGGGAGCTCTCAGTGACGAGATTGTTCACCAGGCTGGCCACCGATCGTCCGACTTTGACTGGTACACGCGACGAGCATCCATCTCTGCTGTCTACGCTGCGTCTGAGGTATACATGTGCCAGGACAAGAGCAAGAACTTTGAGGACACCTGGAAGTTTGTCAAGAGCAGTCTGGAGGCCCGACGGGGGCTGCAGGAGGGCGTTGGAAACGTGGGCCAGTGGGTCAGCTTCCAGGGCATTGCCTCCGTCATGGTCATTCGATCCCTGATGACTCGGTTGTAA
- a CDS encoding uncharacterized protein (Compare to YALI0F27291g, weakly similar to uniprot|Q03944 Saccharomyces cerevisiae YDR200c VPS64 unknown function or uniprot|Q06001 Saccharomyces cerevisiae YLR238w FAR10 unknown function, similar to Saccharomyces cerevisiae VPS64 (YDR200C) and FAR10 (YLR238W); ancestral locus Anc_8.408), protein MRENGSLRSARSVSSLNSVDSSATVQPSDRDVPVNAPSVYPRTASATASTTSTSAGASSVGASTSSGSISSIPNSSSSSSIAPKRVNGGGAPTTAAPTAVSGATGVSSVTQGPTGTPGRSVSTAIQAATTPAPSTSAPQISSAAASNNTNNNNNNNNATTATNAPADPPRRRTRNTSASSASELGITPARTQYCVVIVLSPRNNTFDRKSLVLPFYPEVLKLGRQTSQKTLPSPDNGYFDSRVLSRQHAEIWADKLTRKVWMKDAKSSNGTYINGERLSQDGRESEPHELKRNDLLELGIDIANNDGSALLHRKISAVVERISVMSLQSGDSSLTQVNVLSNGSGVVSQNNGGNNQQLTQNQTLTSQGQQTLIGPPSRARPKKAEALDVALFGDVDTSLEDLALGHSRNSVGGLFMKSGISSSSNIENAVKTLAEQIHSTRVETAKLESVRKMLSQIQSQQKKHKSLKDERNEQMKEYASVELQQRVRELEAEVKQGKEKIRDLETELERTRAVGTASGAAGVATAAGVVGAVSNPSSDSEVLTQLKREVTDTKAENSRLRERAEVAEQQAESSTIQLSLIEQQLDEYKQQLDHHKQQLDEHKDNKPHKKQMFASLTVLVLGIGFVVANKFFREHIDRWVAGITGVGSAAV, encoded by the coding sequence ATGCGTGAAAACGGCTCTTTACGATCCGCACGTTCAGTGTCGTCTCTCAACTCGGTGGACAGCTCGGCGACTGTCCAGCCATCAGACCGAGACGTGCCGGTCAACGCGCCCTCCGTCTATCCCCGCACTGCGTCTGCCACGGCCTCTACCACATCCACAAGTGCCGGGGCCAGCTCTGTGGGCGCCAGTACCTCCAGTGGCAGCATTTCCAGCATCCCCAactcctcatcctcctcgtctaTTGCTCCTAAGCGAGTGAATGGCGGTGGTGCGCCCACAACCGCAGCCCCAACTGCAGTCTCAGGCGCTACAGGTGTCTCGAGTGTTACACAGGGACCTACGGGCACACCTGGCAGATCTGTTTCTACCGCCATCCAAGCAGCCACCACTCCAGCTCCATCAACCTCTGCACCCCAGATCTCATCAGCAGCTGCATCAAACAataccaacaacaacaacaataacaATAACGCCACTACGGCTACAAATGCTCCTGCGGATCCCCCCAGACGTCGAACTCGAAACACGTCTGCATCTTCCGCCAGCGAGCTGGGAATCACGCCCGCGCGTACCCAATATTGTGTTGTTATCGTACTGTCTCCCAGAAACAACACGTTTGACCGCAAGTCTCTAGTACTTCCATTCTATCCCGAAGTGCTCAAACTAGGCCGTCAGACGTCTCAAAAGACTCTACCCTCACCCGACAATGGCTACTTCGACTCGAGGGTGCTGTCACGACAACACGCGGAGATCTGGGCCGACAAACTGACACGAAAAGTATGGATGAAGGACGCAAAGTCCTCCAACGGAACATATATCAATGGCGAGCGTCTGAGCCAAGATGGACGAGAATCGGAACCCCACGAGCTCAAGCGAAACGATCTGCTCGAGCTCGGAATCGACATCGCCAATAACGATGGCTCGGCTCTTCTACACCGTAAAATCAGCGCAGTGGTGGAACGAATCAGTGTCATGAGTCTGCAGTCAGGAGACTCGTCTCTCACGCAGGTCAATGTCCTGAGCAACGGCAGTGGAGTGGTCTCTCAAAACAACGGTGGGAACAACCAGCAACTAACGCAAAACCAGACACTTACCTCACAAGGCCAGCAGACACTGATTggtcctccttctcgagcACGtcccaagaaggccgaggctCTTGATGTTGCACTTTTCGGAGATGTGGACACTTCTCTGGAGGATCTTGCTCTGGGCCACTCTCGCAACTCGGTCGGGGGTCTCTTCATGAAGTCAGGCATCTCTTCGTCGTCCAACATTGAGAATGCAGTAAAAACTCTCGCTGAACAAATCCACAGCACGCGTGTGGAGACAGCCAAGCTGGAAAGTGTGCGCAAGATGCTATCGCAGATCCAAAGccagcagaagaaacaCAAAAGTCTTAAGGACGAACGAAACGAGCAGATGAAAGAGTATGCTAGTGtggagctgcagcagcGAGTGCGGGAGCTCGAAGCTGAGGTGAAACAGGGTAAAGAAAAGATTCGCGACTTGGAAACAGAACTCGAGCGAACACGAGCAGTTGGAACTGCCTCCGGAGCTGCCGGCGTGGctacagcagcaggagttGTTGGAGCTGTTTCCAACCCTTCTTCTGACAGTGAGGTGTTGACACAGCTTAAAAGAGAAGTCACTGATACAAAGGCTGAAAACTCCCGGCTGCGAGAACGAGCGGAGGTTGCTGAGCAACAAGCAGAGTCTTCCACCATTCAGCTGTCCCTgattgagcagcagctggacgagtacaagcagcagctggaccACCACAAGCAGCAACTGGATGAGCATAAGGACAACAAGCCACACAAGAAGCAGATGTTTGCGTCATTAACAGTGTTGGTGCTGGGAATTGGGTTTGTCGTGGCCAACAAGTTTTTCCGAGAACACATTGATCGGTGGGTAGCTGGAATCACCGGCGTAGGATCTGCAGCTGTATAG
- a CDS encoding uncharacterized protein (Compare to YALI0F27203g, no similarity), with protein MNLRTVETRGSGLTAVPRRTINPSVNELLLSTQIPIGRRRKKSKKKTSHLDTAGSDGDGDDETYHKNARKVSSTSTVSTTQSLNKPADTTEIVRGATHLTPSGSHVTIMERENPYVMGTGITLGRLSITPPHLSMVYSSESNDNDDDDEYESLFGQTYNDTNGLLQRLSGLARDSQTPYYATSPPDDMFASSISSASSIDYDPALATSAVTDNATATATNEDDTNVATNTNTSDTNGVTTIRNNTVPVLATSAGTAVPSTNNNFPGTMSAAASSRALSRLPKRRTSLLSFSSKNSSSSRQVTCACPIPVSDHPLSEFGDDSEFGDESDAPSLGFPRTESFASFTDDDDMSGVDYVYPKKAASIASHDSGSVVGTATADDGTLSTADASAASAAAAVATTSTSTRSKLVSNITKSFKAFSNAASKFSTSQQAQVSSNSALFAFSPRSTDECMVMTDELNQAAAAAAADNAGCTHEEAATATSTSTASPRNIPLKTYNYSSTLLPVVRPREHRMNPDFLRVYASEALMRQRGKLDPDFVGRATMLLPPRTDNPDSFYRLKAGIDGEWEKVFGIRKRFVTKFDDKRCITTQKQVPARWVPINWDDCENCEGDVDEDALETSVTHET; from the coding sequence ATGAACCTCAGAACTGTTGAAACCAGGGGCTCAGGGCTAACTGCAGTGCCCCGCCGTACAATCAACCCCAGCGTCAACGAGCTGCTACTATCGACTCAGATTCCCATCGGACGAAGacggaagaagagcaaaaagaaaaccTCACATTTGGACACCGCAGGGAGTGacggagatggagatgatgagacGTATCACAAGAACGCACGAAAGGTGTCTTCGACCTCCACCGTGTCCACCACTCAAAGCCTCAACAAGCCTGCTGACACAACGGAAATCGTCCGTGGTGCTACACATCTTACTCCCTCGGGGTCTCATGTGACTATCATGGAGCGTGAGAACCCTTATGTCATGGGCACGGGCATCACTCTGGGTCGTCTTTCCATCACCCCACCTCATTTGTCTATGGTGTATTCATCAGAATCAAACGATaatgacgacgacgacgagtacgagtccTTGTTTGGCCAGACATACAATGACACAAACGGCCTCCTGCAGCGACTCTCTGGACTGGCTCGGGACTCCCAGACACCTTATTATGCCACGAGCCCTCCTGACGACATGTTCGCTAGTTCCATTAGCTCAGCCAGCAGCATCGACTATGACCCTGCCTTGGCCACTAGCGCTGTCACTGACAATGCCACCGCCACTGCCACCAACGAAGATGACACCAACGTGGCtaccaacacaaacactaGCGACACAAATGGCGTCACTACTATCAGAAACAACACTGTACCTGTGCTTGCTACGTCAGCTGGCACTGCCGTACCCTCTACTAACAACAACTTCCCCGGGACcatgtctgctgctgcctccaGCCGTGCTCTTTCCCGTTTACCCAAACGGCGAACTTCTCTGCTGTCCTTCTCGAGCAAGAACTCATCCTCGTCGCGACAGGTGACATGTGCATGTCCCATTCCCGTGTCGGACCATCCTCTTTCTGAGTTTGGGGACGACTCCGAATTTGGAGACGAGTCGGACGCCCCCTCTCTGGGCTTCCCCCGCACAGAATCGTTTGCCTCTTTCAccgatgatgatgacatgAGCGGGGTGGACTACGTCTATCCTAAGAAGGCCGCATCCATTGCATCACACGATAGCGGCTCTGTAGTGGGTACTGCTACTGCCGACGATGGAACTCTTTCAACCGCCGAtgcctctgctgcctctgctgcagctgcgGTGGCTACCACTTCGACCTCCACGCGGTCCAAACTGGTgtccaacatcaccaagtcTTTCAAGGCCTTCAGCAACGCCGCCAGCAAGTTCTCCACGTCTCAGCAGGCCCAGGTGAGTTCCAACTCGGCGTTGTTTGCATTTTCTCCCCGATCCACAGATGAGTGTATGGTTATGACTGACGAGCTGAACCAAGCTGCGGCTGCGGCTGCTGCCGACAACGCTGGTTGTACTCACGAGGAAGCTGCTACTGCCACTTCTACCTCCACTGCTTCTCCCAGAAACATTCCTCTCAAGACATACAACTACAGCTCTACTCTTTTGCCTGTGGTTCGCCCCCGAGAGCACCGGATGAACCCCGACTTTCTGAGGGTGTATGCTTCCGAGGCTCTCATGCGGCAGCGTGGCAAGCTGGACCCCGATTTTGTGGGTCGAGCCAccatgctgctgccgcctcGAACCGACAATCCCGACTCCTTCTACCGCCTTAAGGCTGGAATTGATGGAGAGTGGGAAAAGGTTTTTGGCATTCGTAAGCGGTTTGTGACAAAGTTCGACGACAAGCGATGCATTACGACCCAGAAACAGGTGCCTGCGAGATGGGTTCCTATTAACTGGGACGATTGTGAAAATTGTGAAGGTGACGTAGACGAGGATGCACTAGAAACCTCGGTCACCCATGAAACATag
- a CDS encoding uncharacterized protein (Compare to YALI0F27225g, weakly similar to uniprot|Q9UA08 Caenorhabditis elegans Putative NADH oxidoreductase complex I subunit) translates to MDMAVQQLTELPPVTMTFIGGVFTLGLLQFLGFASEIHYIFLWKGIVQRHEYWRFVTPFFYFGKLNIDLALRAYFLSRHPRMLEEGCYRHNVAEYAWIMLFAAANLLLIAVAFPKISPPFLGSSLLSAITYLWARRNEGVRVSLLGVFTFTAPYLPWVTLAMSYIANDEGPGRDHRGRPIKVSHHDEMHQEPGLSGRDKTLIFELIGMFIGHVIFFLEDVYPKFSGGSRPLAPPWVYVQRWLDNSREQTEDVYVEEHNTDYAAPAPTQRLTDSVSHSETPQAGTSTSAQPTHREGLVNRLGDGS, encoded by the coding sequence ATGGACATGGCTGTACAACAGCTCACGGAGCTGCCCCCCGTGACCATGACATTTATTGGAGGAGTGTTCACTCTGGGTCTGCTGCAATTTTTGGGCTTTGCGTCCGAGATCCACTACATCTTTCTGTGGAAAGGCATTGTGCAACGCCACGAGTACTGGCGGTTTGTCACGCCGTTTTTCTATTTTGGAAAGCTCAATATCGACCTGGCCCTCAGAGCCTACTTTCTCTCCCGCCACCCTAGAATGCTCGAGGAGGGTTGCTACCGACACAACGTGGCCGAGTATGCGTGGATCATGCTCTTTGCCGCCGCcaacctgctgctcatAGCTGTTGCATTTCCCAAGATCTCGCCTCCGTTCTTGGGATCCTCTCTCCTGTCAGCCATCACATACCTCTGGGCTCGACGAAACGAAGGCGTTCGAGTCTCGCTGCTCGGAGTTTTCACCTTCACGGCACCCTACTTGCCATGGGTCACTCTGGCCATGTCATATATTGCCAACGATGAGGGTCCTGGACGAGACCACCGAGGCCGGCCCATCAAGGTGTCTCACCATGACGAGATGCATCAGGAGCCTGGACTCAGTGGACGAGACAAGACCCTCATCTTTGAGCTCATCGGTATGTTCATCGGTCAtgtcatcttcttcctcgAAGATGTGTACCCCAAGTTTTCAGGCGGATCTAGACCGTTGGCTCCCCCGTGGGTCTACGTCCAAAGATGGCTTGATAACAGCCGCGAACAGACTGAAGACGTCTACGTGGAAGAGCACAACACCGACTATGCTGCTCCCGCTCCTACACAACGTCTGACCGACTCTGTTTCCCACTCGGAAACACCCCAAGCAGGCACGAGCACCTCAGCTCAACCGACACATAGAGAGGGTCTTGTTAATCGGCTTGGAGATGGTTCCTAA
- a CDS encoding uncharacterized protein (Compare to YALI0F27247g, similar to Saccharomyces cerevisiae COQ4 (YDR204W); ancestral locus Anc_8.411, similar to uniprot|O13525 Saccharomyces cerevisiae YDR204w COQ4 ubiquinone biosynthesis protein): protein MFRTVPKTTLLAPIQRRTLLNGNYPKAYPEHVPLTCLGRAVLAVGSGFGTFFDSRRGDLVATLGEATAQPYFIYKLREQMLKDPTGRRLLREQPRMTSKSLDLDKLRNMKVGSIGRTYVEWLDKEGVSPDTRAQVRYIDDPECAYVMQRYRESHDFYHALTGLPIIMEGELALKAFEWANTGLPMSGLGMVLTPLKFKPKQRKRYFDVYLPWALYNGFRSKPVINVYWEEVLEKDAEELRRDLGIEQPPDLRQMKKDMAKKK from the coding sequence ATGTTCCGAACGGTGCCCAAAACCACACTATTGGCGCCAATTCAGCGCCGAACGCTCTTAAACGGCAACTACCCCAAGGCATACCCCGAACACGTGCCTCTCACGTGTCTGGGACGAGCCGTGCTTGCTGTAGGCAGTGGGTTCGGCACCTTTTTCGACTCTCGACGAGGCGATCTGGTTGCCACTCTTGGAGAAGCAACCGCCCAGCCTTACTTCATCTACAAGCTGCGAGAGCAGATGCTCAAAGACCCGACCGGTCGACGTCTGCTGCGCGAACAGCCCCGAATGACCAGCAAGAGTCTGGATCTCGACAAACTGCGAAACATGAAGGTCGGAAGCATTGGACGAACATACGTGGAGTGgctggacaaggaggggGTCTCACCTGATACCCGAGCTCAGGTGCGATACATTGACGATCCCGAGTGCGCTTATGTCATGCAGCGATACCGTGAGTCCCATGACTTCTACCATGCCCTGACGGGTTTGCCTATCATCATGGAGGGTGagctggctctcaaggcGTTCGAATGGGCCAATACAGGTCTGCCCATGAGTGGTCTGGGCATGGTCCTCACTCCTCTTAAGTTCAAGCCCAAGCAGCGCAAGCGGTACTTTGACGTCTACCTTCCCTGGGCTCTCTACAATGGCTTCCGATCCAAACCTGTCATTAATGTGTATTGGGAAgaggttctggagaaggacgcCGAGGAGCTGAGACGAGATCTTGGAATCGAACAGCCTCCGGATCTCCGacagatgaagaaggatatggccaagaagaagtga